The following are encoded in a window of Castanea sativa cultivar Marrone di Chiusa Pesio chromosome 9, ASM4071231v1 genomic DNA:
- the LOC142610436 gene encoding cationic peroxidase 1-like has product MAHSYSSSAIQTTTIKLCLLFSLLLGMVSAQLSPTFYATSCPNALSTIKSAVNSAVSSEKRMGASLLRLHFHDCFVNGCDASVLLDDNSTFTGEKTAGPNNNSLRGFDVVDTIKSQLENICPGVVSCADILAVAARDSVVALGGTNWTVQLGRRDSTTASLTAANSNIPAPTLNLSGLLSAFSNKGFTAKELVALSGSHTIGQARCTVFRTRIYNETNIDSSFATSLKSNCPSTGGDNNLAPLDLTSPTSFDNAYFKNLISNKGLLHSDQQLFNGGSTDSQVNAYSSNSASFLTDFANAMVKMGNLSPLTGSSGQIRKNCRKTN; this is encoded by the exons ATGGCTCACTCTTATTCTAGCTCAGCAATTCAAACTACCACAATTAAGCTCTGCCTCTTATTCTCACTTCTTTTGGGGATGGTCTCAGCTCAGTTGTCCCCTACTTTCTATGCAACATCATGCCCTAATGCCCTTTCCACCATTAAATCAGCTGTAAACTCTGCAGTGTCAAGTGAGAAACGCATGGGAGCATCCTTGCTCCGTCTTCACTTTCATGACTGCTTTGTTAAT GGGTGTGATGCATCGGTTCTCTTAGACGACAATTCAACTTTCACCGGAGAGAAAACAGCGGGTCCCAACAATAATTCACTAAGGGGATTTGATGTAGTAGACACTATCAAATCTCAATTGGAAAATATTTGTCCTGGCGTTGTGTCTTGTGCTGACATTTTAGCCGTTGCTGCGAGAGATTCTGTTGTTGCA CTGGGTGGGACTAATTGGACGGTTCAATTGGGTAGAAGAGACTCTACCACCGCAAGTTTAACTGCTGCTAATTCCAACATCCCTGCTCCAACATTGAATCTTAGTGGCCTTCTCAGTGCCTTCTCAAACAAAGGTTTCACTGCCAAAGAATTGGTGGCCCTATCag GATCTCACACAATAGGCCAAGCAAGGTGCACAGTTTTCCGAACCAGGATTTACAATGAAACCAACATAGATTCCTCATTTGCAACTTCATTGAAATCGAATTGTCCAAGCACTGGTGGTGACAACAATCTTGCCCCTCTAGACTTGACTAGTCCAACATCTTTTGACAATGCTTACTTCAAGAATTTGATAAGCAACAAGGGACTCTTACACTCAGACCAACAACTCTTTAATGGGGGTTCCACAGATTCCCAAGTTAACGCTTACAGCTCCAACTCCGCAAGCTTTCTAACAGACTTTGCAAACGCAATGGTGAAGATGGGGAACCTTAGCCCACTCACAGGCTCAAGCGGCCAAATTAGGAAAAATTGTAGAAAAACCAACTAA
- the LOC142609832 gene encoding uncharacterized protein LOC142609832, with the protein MCSILFNAPSESSSMNSPTTKPSKQSSAHGRGKPITRNSLKRPPLLFLRASKPSLCLGHRCCHCLALHSRKEVVAKMVREKLKDGASNDPRADWKDIKELQAFCEFCGVQVLEGQRSGGFLTKIGVEKVIQQLDTHFGKVVTALQIKNKWDHLKKGWKQYNECFDNESGLGYDASTGLLQAPDEWWTRKITACPSAKTFKNKRLPNREAMNIMFGGTVATGKNAFCTSAQMPKETTEGSGDSADSTQFVDPQCEPFLNVDAMEVQGPSSLRVGPTMTKGKGLATNVHLFKPIFKKSKKKKKRSVAQEMSDSLKSISEVFLESRSVGTRTPFASTATAQVKTILDMVLSLPGVHSGHCLHLFSTVYFMEKEKGRHMFAALCDDKDLQLKWLENEYQRHPEFHF; encoded by the exons ATGTGTTCAATCCTCTTCAATGCTCCGTCCGAATCATCTTCAATGAACTCACCAACCACAAAACCATCAAAACAGAGCAGTGCACATGGTAGAGGGAAGCCCATTACACGGAACTCTCTCAAAAGACCCCCTCTGCTCTTCCTTCGCGCGAGCAAACCTTCTCTCTGCTTGGGACATCGTTGCTGCCATTGTCTAGCTCTGCATTCACGG AAGGAAGTTGTAGCAAAAATGGTTAGGGAGAAATTGAAGGACGGTGCTAGTAATGATCCGAGAGCTGACTGGAAAGACATTAAGGAACTACAAGCTTTTTGTGAGTTCTGTGGTGTTCAAGTCCTAGAAGGCCAGAGGAGTGGAGGATTTCTAACCAAAATTGGGGTTGAGAAAGTGATTCAGCAGTTGGATACCCATTTTGGAAAAGTGGTGACTGCCCtgcaaattaaaaacaaatgggaTCACTTGAAAAAAGGGTGGAAGCAGTATAACGAGTGTTTTGACAATGAGAGTGGGTTGGGTTATGATGCTAGCACTGGATTGCTTCAGGCCCCTGATGAGTGGTGGACTCGAAAGATTACG GCATGTCCCAGTGCAAAAACCTTCAAAAATAAACGTTTGCCGAATCGTGAGGCGATGAACATCATGTTTGGAGGTACAGTTGCAACGGGAAAAAATGCATTCTGCACAAGTGCTCAAATGCCAAAGGAAACCACCGAAGGTTCTGGGGACTCTGCTGATAGCACACAATTTGTTGATCCCCAATGTGAACCTTTTCTGAATGTTGACGCAATGGAGGTTCAAGGTCCATCATCGTTGAGGGTAGGACCGACAATGACTAAGGGGAAAGGCTTGGCAACCAATGTCCACCTTTTCAAgccaattttcaagaaatcaaaaaaaaaaaaaaagcgttcaGTTGCGCAAGAGATGTCCGACTCTTTGAAGAGCATCTCAGAGGTTTTTCTTGAAAGTAGGAGTGTAGGTACCCGTACACCATTTGCTTCCACAGCAACTGCTCAGGTTAAAACAATTCTGGACATGGTGTTGAGTCTTCCCGGGGTGCACTCGGGTCATTGCCTTCATCTATTCAGCACCGTCTACttcatggaaaaagagaagggtAGGCACATGTTCGCAGCGCTTTGCGATGACAAGGACCTCCAGCTGAAGTGGCTAGAAAATGAGTACCAAAGGCACCCTGAATTTCATTTTTAG
- the LOC142608857 gene encoding uncharacterized protein LOC142608857 yields TRYSSDDEEEVQNGVEAQCEAETKKVDCDESVWRINKPVENSTPTVPVRSICVRDMGTEMTPIGSLEPSRTATPIRATTPATRSPIASGSSTPARGQHGKQAGHEGYQTGLTSIDGRGETNPSGRGSCTTRQCGGDSNACERNKNLDQAKTLSPLESRAVAWDDAERAKYIARYKREEVKIQAWENHEKRKAEMEMKKMEVLL; encoded by the exons ACACGCTATTCGagtgatgatgaagaagaagtaCAAAATGGAGTGGAAGCTCAATGTGAAGCTGAGACAAAGAAGGTAGATTGTGATGAGTCAGTTTGGCGTATAAATAAGCCTGTAGAGAATTCAACACCAACTGTTCCTGTCCGATCAATATGTGTGAGGGACATGGGGACTGAGATGACCCCAATTGGAAGCTTAGAGCCTTCAAGAACTGCCACACCTATTAGAGCCACAACTCCTGCAACAAGGAGCCCAATAGCTTCTGGATCATCCACTCCAGCTAGGGGCCAACATGGAAAGCAAGCTGGTCATGAGGGCTATCAGACAGGTCTAACATCCATTGATGGCAGAGGAGAGACTAACCCCTCTGGCAGGGGGAGTTGCACAACCAGACAGTGTGGAGGAGACTCAAATGCTTGCGAGAGGAACAAGAATTTGGATCAAGCTAAAACGTTGAGTCCTCTAGAAAGCCGAGCAGTGGCTTGGGATGATGCAGAACGTGCCAAATACATAGCAAG GTACAAGCGTGAAGAGGTGAAGATACAAGCATGGGAAAATCATGAGAAGAGGAAAGCTGAGATGGAAATGAAGAAAATGGAGGTACTCCTATAA
- the LOC142608859 gene encoding uncharacterized protein LOC142608859: MNDDIVLLAYLAGCTCAVYVETYMTKVPLHRNLQTGYEWVLYTLTGNPEKCRRHFRMSSHVFQQLCNTLRQYGYNGTRRVCLEESLAMTLVVLGHAEGNRLVQDRFQHSGETVHRHVVKVVTLLATVMAADIIKPDDRTFRDVPEHIQHSSRYWPHFKGCIGAIDGVHVPVVVPVDEQHPYYGRKGITTTN, encoded by the exons ATGAACGACGACATTGTACTCTTAGCATATCTAGCCGGGTGCACATGTGCAGTTTACGTGGAGACCTATATGACCAAAGTACCATTGCATAGGAATTTACAAACAGGGTATGAATGGGTATTGTATACATTAACTGGAAATCCTGAAAAATGTCGAAGACATTTTAGAATGTCAAGCCATGTGTTTCAACAATTGTGTAATACATTGCGCCAGTATGGATATAATGGTACCAGAAGAGTTTGCTTGGAAGAGTCTCTAGCAATGACATTGGTGGTACTTGGTCATGCTGAGGGTAACAGATTAGTGCAGGATAGATTTCAGCACTCAGGTGAGACAGTGCATCGACACGTGGTGAAGGTAGTTACATTGTTAGCCACCGTTATGGCAGCGGACATTATCAAGCCTGATGATCGTACATTTCGGGACGTGCCAGAGCATATTCAGCATTCAAGTCGATATTGGCCACATTTTAAG GGTTGCATTGGTGCGATTGATGGGGTCCACGTCCCCGTGGTCGTACCAGTTGATGAGCAACACCCGTACTATGGCAGGAAGGGGATCACCACAACAAATTGA
- the LOC142608860 gene encoding uncharacterized protein LOC142608860, whose protein sequence is MKFTFACVGWEGSAHDTRIFFSCLNNESYNFPKAPAGKYYLVDSGYPMKKGFLVPYKGERYHIPEFQPHEVLHRPEERFNYLHSSLRSVIERTFGVWKNKWKILRSMPQFHIHTQSYIIVATMVLHNFIRAHEINNDVKRFRSTGGTSGPSESGHYDPVAHMISSLDEPEMKEVRDSITASICADHN, encoded by the exons ATGAAGTTCACATTCGCATGTGTTGGATGGGAAGGGTCAGCGCATGACACGAGGATTTTTTTTAGCTGCCTCAACAATGAGAGTTACAACTTCCCAAAAGCTCCAGCTG GAAAGTATTATCTAGTTGACTCAGGGTACCCTATGAAGAAAGGGTTCCTTGTACCATATAAGGGGGAGAGGTACCACATCCCCGAATTTCAGCCTCATGAAGTGCTGCATCGTCCAGAGGAGAGATTTAATTATCTCCATTCATCACTCCGTTCGGTCATAGAACGAACTTTTGGAGTTTGGAAGAATAAgtggaaaattttgagaagtatGCCACAATTTCATATACACACTCAATCGTACATCATTGTTGCTACAATGGTTCTTCACAATTTCATTAGAGCACATGAGATAAACAATGACGTCAAACGTTTCAGATCTACAGGGGGCACATCTGGACCTAGTGAGAGTGGTCATTACGATCCCGTGGCACATATGATCTCAAGCTTGGACGAACCTGAAATGAAAGAGGTTCGTGACAGTATCACAGCATCGATATGTGCGGACCATAACTGA